GTGAACGTGGTGGGCGCCGTGGCGGGCGGTTTGTTCCTGGGCTACGGGCTGGGCACGCTGCCGGGCGGGATCACCGCGTGGGGCGCACTGTGGACGGTGCTGGGCTTCGTGCTGCTCTGGTGGACGCTGATGGACCGCCGCAAGGCGCGCTCCGGCACCCCCGAGAGCGAGGCCGACGGCTCGCGCACGATCGAGTAAGGTCACGACGGCAACGACGGTCACTGCACCGCATATGAAGCCCCGCGCGGTCCGCGGGGCTTCTGCGTTTCACCCGACTTTCGCACTTTCGCACTCACGCACTCACGCACTCTCATGATCCAGACCGCATCCGACTCCCTGGACCCGTGGGGCGCGCTGGCCCGGCTGCGCGAGGCCGGCCCGCTGGTGCACTGCATCACCAACTACGTGGCGATGGACGTTACCGCCAACGCGCTCCTGGCCATTGGCGCCTCGCCCGCGATGGTGCACGCGCGCGAGGAAGCGGCGGACTTCGCCGGCATCTCGCGGGCGCTGGTGATCAACATCGGCACGCTGTCGCCGCCTTGGGTAGAGGCGATGGAGATGGCGGTGGATCGTGCCGTGGCGCTCGGCACGCCGTGGGTGCTGGATCCCGTCGGTGCCGGGGCAACGCCGTACCGCACCGGCGTCGCGGGCGACCTCGCCCGCCGCAAGCCGGCGGTGATCCGGGGCAACGCGTCGGAAATCCTTACGCTGGCGGGTGAGGTGGGCGGGGCCAAGGGCGTCGACAGCACGCGCACCCCGGAAGAGGCGCGCGAGGCGGCTGCGGAGCTGGCGCGCTCCCTGGGCTGCGTGATCGCCGTCACCGGGCAAGTGGACCACGTGACGGACGGCACGCGCACGCTGGCCATCCACCACGGCCACGAGATGATGACCCGCGTCACCGCGCTGGGGTGCGCGCTGGCCGGCGTGACGGGCGCCTTTCTGGCCGTGGAGCCGGACCCGCTGCACGCTGCGGCGTACGCGCTCGCCTTCTTCGGGCTGGCGGGTGAGATGGCGGCGTCCGGCTCCATCGGCCCGGGCACCCTGCGCGTCCGGCTGATGGACGCGCTCTACATCCTCGACACGCAGACCGACAAGGAGATCCGGATCGAGCCCGTGCGGTGAGGCTTTGAGGCGGCTGGTCTGTGCGGTCGGTGGCCGATTCTGGAGGGGGCTTGCGGACGTCGCTCGGGCCGTATGTATTTGACCTGCAACGACGTTGTGCGCTCCCCATGCTGGAGCACGGAACGGATCGTCCCGCTCGCCCGCACCGAGGAGAACCATATGGCAACCGAGCCTGCATACCAGGTCGACAGAAACGAGAATGAGATCATCGTCCGGCTCCGCCGGAACGCCGTGAACGAGGAGCGGGCCTCGCGAATCATCTCGTATCTGGAACTGGCATCGATCCGCGACCGTAGTCGGCTAACCGCCGAAGGGGCAGCCGAACTCGCAGACGAGATCGACCAGGCCGTTTGGAAGAAAAACCGCGATCGACTCTCCGGCCATGGACGTTGACGAGGCGCCGGTCGTCACGGACACGAATGTGATCTTCTCGGCCTTGCTGCGTCGCGAGGGGCGATTCCTGGAGATCCTCTTCGAATCGGAGCACAGCTTTCATATCTGTGAGAGCGTTCTTAGCGAGTTGTTTCGGTTGAAGGAGAAGATCGCGCGGGCGAGTGAACTCGACGAAGACTCGCTCGCCCGCCTGTATCATGAGATCATCTCCCTCCTGAGCATCCACAAGGAAGCACGAATCGCGGCGGTACATTGGGATCGAGCACGAACGTTGTGCGACGGAGTCGATCCCGCGGACGCTCCTCACGTCGCACTAACGCTCGATCTGGACGGGGTGCTCTGGACCGGCGACAAGCGGCTCCGTACCGGGTTGCGGCTGAAGGGGTTCGACCGCTTCTTCATGCCGTGAGCAGAGTCTGCGCGTTCGATCTCTCGATGCGCGCTCGAGTTGGAACGCGCGTTGCGAGCGATTTCGTCCGCTACGAAAGCGGCCTTCCATGCAGGAGAGAGATCGTATGCGCTACGACGAGGGCTACGGACACGGGGACGGTCGGCATGACGGCTGGGAGTTCCAAATCCCTGGAGGCGGCCGGGGCTACGACCGGGGATATCGCCAGGCCGGCAGCCCGTGGAACGGCGAGCGGCCCTGGGTGGGCGGCTACCGCGAAGGCTACCAGGGCGGAAGCGGCGGCTACGCGATCGGCGGCGGGCCGCGGTACCTGGACGACAACGGTGGACGGCCAGACCAGGAGCACGGGTTCAGGCGCCCGCGCGGGCAGCAGGGCGGGGGTGGGCGCGACGGGACCTACTTTTTCCGCGGTCGAGCCGGATACGGCGGTGACTTCAACGCCGGTGGCGACCACGCGGCGTATGATGGTCCGCGCAGCGGCACGGGCTTCGGCGGACGGGGCGGGTACGGGCGCGACTTCGGTGCGCGGGGCGGCGCCTACGGGCGGGACTTCGGCGCGCGGGGCGGCTACGGGGGCGACTTCAACGTGACCAACCGCGGCCGGAATGAGGATCACGGCGCCCGGCGCGAGTTCCAGAACGAGGGCCGGCTCGAAGGTTATCGTCCGGACCACGGCCCGGTGGGCGGCTCGTACCTGGCGCGGCCCGGTCCGCGCTACGGTGAGGACGATCGGTGGACCCGCGAGACCACCCGCTGGTTCTGATCGGAGCGACACGAAGAAGGCGCCGGGTTCGGCGCCTTCTTCGCGTTCCGGGGCGGCGGGCGTGGGAACGAATCGTGCTCTGTCCACCGCCCGCGCGCCCCTCCGGGCCTGCGTTCCAAGCTTTCGCGCGCCCGCCGTTCCTGGACGGCGGCGGCTTTCCGGCCGTGTTCTGGCCAGCCCGGAGCGTCAAATCGACGGCAGCCATTCACGTGAGCGAAACCATTCGCACCGACACCTCCGGAGCCATCGCCGTGGGCGACCCTCTCGCCGTTCGGGCCAACAAGCTCGAACTCCTGGAGCGCCTCGCCGACGCGCTGGCCCATGAAATCAAGAACCCGCTGCACTCCATGGTCATCAACCTGGAAGTGCTGAAGCGGAAGCTTGGCCGCATCTCCGGCGGCGACGAGGTGCTGCGCTACACCAACGTGCTGGGCGAAGAGCTGGACCGGGTGAGCCGCCGCGTGGAGCTTCTGCTGCGCCTTTCCCGCCCCGACCGCGGCAGCGAAGAAACCACCCTCACCGAGCTGGTGGAAGAGGTGATGGAGCTGGTGCAGCTGGAGGCGCGGCACAGGGAGGCGCGGGTGGAGTACAATACGGAAGGAGCCATGGCCCGCGTGCGCGTGGGAAGGCAGCCCGCCCGGCAGATCATCCTGAACCTGGTGCTCGACGCGCTCGAGGCGCTGCCCAGCGGCGAAACCCTTCACGTCACCGTGCGTGGCGAAGACGGGCGTTCGACGCTGACCATCCGGTCGTCCACGGCGCCGGGCGCCACGCAGGGCGAACGCACGGGAGTGGCGTCGCTGCTGGCCGAAAGCGTCGGCGGGCAGGTCTGGGCGCAGGACGGCACGCGCACGTTCGTCCTGCCGTCGGGCCGGGCCTGAAACACGGGCTACCTCGTTCCATCCCAAGCGGTTGACCACACACGCCACCGGTCGGTATCTTGAAACGTTCCATACAAGTTGCGGTTCCATCCCGACGACCCACGGGTATGCCTGAAAAGATCCTGGTTGCCGACGACGAGCGCCACATCGCCGAGGGGCTGCAGATGCTCCTTGCCGACGAGGGCTACGAAGTCGACACCGCCACGGACGGCAACGCGGCCTGGAAGCTGGTTCAGGAAAACGCCTACGGCGTAGTGCTGGCGGACCTGCGCATGCCGCAGGTGGACGGGCTGGAGCTGTTCG
This genomic stretch from Longimicrobium sp. harbors:
- the thiM gene encoding hydroxyethylthiazole kinase; translated protein: MIQTASDSLDPWGALARLREAGPLVHCITNYVAMDVTANALLAIGASPAMVHAREEAADFAGISRALVINIGTLSPPWVEAMEMAVDRAVALGTPWVLDPVGAGATPYRTGVAGDLARRKPAVIRGNASEILTLAGEVGGAKGVDSTRTPEEAREAAAELARSLGCVIAVTGQVDHVTDGTRTLAIHHGHEMMTRVTALGCALAGVTGAFLAVEPDPLHAAAYALAFFGLAGEMAASGSIGPGTLRVRLMDALYILDTQTDKEIRIEPVR
- a CDS encoding PIN domain-containing protein, encoding MDVDEAPVVTDTNVIFSALLRREGRFLEILFESEHSFHICESVLSELFRLKEKIARASELDEDSLARLYHEIISLLSIHKEARIAAVHWDRARTLCDGVDPADAPHVALTLDLDGVLWTGDKRLRTGLRLKGFDRFFMP
- a CDS encoding histidine kinase dimerization/phospho-acceptor domain-containing protein, yielding MSETIRTDTSGAIAVGDPLAVRANKLELLERLADALAHEIKNPLHSMVINLEVLKRKLGRISGGDEVLRYTNVLGEELDRVSRRVELLLRLSRPDRGSEETTLTELVEEVMELVQLEARHREARVEYNTEGAMARVRVGRQPARQIILNLVLDALEALPSGETLHVTVRGEDGRSTLTIRSSTAPGATQGERTGVASLLAESVGGQVWAQDGTRTFVLPSGRA